CTGTCCAGGCGTGTTGCAACTATAAAGTTCATATAAAAACTGTGATTTAAACTGTCTCCCCTCAGACCCAGCTGCGACTCTCTGCCACAGCTCTCTGAACCCTCCCAGAGGTTCTGTCAAGAAGCCCCAGTGTGAGATCAACCCCTTCCTGCCTCAGCCCTCCAGCCTCAAATGGGCTGCACCACTCACAGACTCTGCCCTCAGTCCCATCTACCTGCAAGCTGATTGGTTTTCAACTTCCTATCAGGGCCTCAAAAAACAGCTGACGGTTTCCAGTATCACGCGTGCTCCCACGGCATCCAAGGAGCACAATGGTAAAGACTGATGTCACAGTAAACCAGTTGAATCAATTATCTTTATGAACAAATTATATCTGAACTCAGTTTGTGGTTGTTCGactctcttctctgtttcctcAGTGATCCTGAGTGTGAGCAGTAAAACAGTCTCGGTCAAAGCCAGACTCGGTGAACCAGTGCTGCTAGACTGCAACTTCTGGTTCGACACCACCTCACCTCTGTCCGGGTCGGGTTTTGCCGTAGAGTGGCGCTATCAGTTCAGAGGCGACGGCCGATTGGTTCTGGCTTACGACGGCAAGACGGACCGCTTGGCTGACACTCAGGAGGAAGGAGCCACGCTGGACTTTGAGAGTCTGCACGAGAAGGGAAATGCATCCCTGGTCCTGCAGGAGGCCAAAGTGCGTCACTCCGGGCTGTATATTTGTACGACGTATCTGCCGTACCTTGTGGCTCAGGTGGCGATGGAGCTCGAGATCGTTGGTAGGCGAAAATCTTGTACTTCCTGTTGTGTGATTATAGAAAAAACTGATACTTATAAGCAGCTTGTCCTCTCTCTGAAACATTAATCAGATCTGGAGATGATGTTAGACTGAGTGAACATGCTCAAGTTCACCACTGACTGTCCATGTTGGCATTCATGCACTATTACATACAACCTGTTAAGTATCAAACAGCACCGAAATAAACTATTAAGTTAGAAAATCAAAAGCACCAGATTATTATTAACTCTCTCTCATtatctccctcttttctttgctCCTTCCACCCAGAAcctccatccctctccatcTACCCGTCCCCTCTGCCCCTCGCTGTTCCCGGCCAGACTTTGACCATCCAGTGTGAGGCGTCCGGCTTCGCCCCCCTCTCCCTGGAGCTGAGCTGGGAGTTGAAAGGTGCCGACGGGAGCTCCAGGCCTCTGGGAACAGGCAGCATTAGCGGCCACAGGCAGGCCTGGGATGGAACCTTCAGCCAGACCACCAGGCTTGAACTCGACACGACCACCCTGGACCTGGGCAGAGGAGGGGAGCTCACCTGTGTGGCTGCCCATCTTGGAGGCACCCGACAGGCCAGCGTGACCCTCAATGTCATAGGTAATGTGGAATAACTGCTATGTTATTTATCAAATCCTTGTTGGTTTTtaatgtgattacattttagAATTTGAGCAAGGCCCTGTCAAAATGGACTCAATGGATGACAAATTTATCCaatttaaagtctgtgtaaagcagaaataaatgtgtgttatgAGTTCAtcataccacagaaacatgtgtcattgaccactgagccaaatttgaaagattaaaaaaaaagccaagtaTATAAtattaggtctcaaaatcatggaaaaacaagaacttctctgctgtgaaacgctgGGGGCGTGTCAGTTACTATCATCAGATGGACCCAGTCTGACCTGTATGAGCCATCAGAGCCagaaactgactctgagtcagacactgatagACACAAACGTAACACCCCAGTCGACATATAATTCCTTGTCATAGCTATATTGTTACATATAAATATTACCTGtggattatcattgtgctgtcagatggactcAGGGaatgattaaatgcaataacatttgctaataTTACATGGGCATGACAGGATGAATGGTGTAAAATCACTTCCAggatttgcaccttcagcaaaatgcatttaattgccaaaatgtacaatatttataacatacatacacacacacttacacttggAGCTTAGATCTGATCCTGATCCCGACCCGAGCCGAGCCGATCCCATGCACATTGTGTCTGAGCCGCCCGgcccgacacattaactgtaattatgagcccgaTTTAAACCCGACATTTTTTAATATGTGGGCTGTTATAACGGACGTTCTCAAGCTTCATGTTGTACttacacaatcagtgatgccggtaacgccttactctaatctgaccagTTTTTTCAGTGAGGAATAATCTAACGcgtaatatttccaaaccactaatcagattaaagttaattattcaaatcactgtgagttactattatttttgtcatcatttttgaGGATGCAAGCCGGGACAGAACAGGTCGGttcggccccactgaccagcgtcagcagactcttcagatatccagactttacctggtGACAGTCGCTGTAACTATATATAACTAAGTGGACACTGTGgagacaggtgttggtggtgatttttaactctccacagtagctcctttTGACAAAATCGATCCACCGTTTCCTGACATTGTCCTCCTCaggaaacttaaataagctaatGGTGTtgttactctgcacactgtggcatccaggaaagatgcaggAGCGAcgtggaggagacatgactggttagctgactggttgactggtcagctgactggttgactggttagctagctgcaaaCTAAGAGATGCTATCCAAGACTGAGAGCCAGCAGAAAAACCTCAGAAGATAATGCCCTGAGTGTATTTATAGCGCTTCTGCAGTAGGATCGAGTTTATGCAaagaaaatcatgcaaatcatggctGTGTTAGGTAACAcggccatgatttgcatgattttctgacccgcccattaaatTCTTAACACAGAAAtcatgaaacacagtttgtgagcctagctccagAATTGAATtataaatggttgaatgctttttacatgttttaaaaaaatacatttatgacctttttaatgtgtttagaagaaaatggctgaattttctttacacagactttaaacagagatttgattattttaacatttaaaggctGAATGTTGACGGttaaattgattattttcattaagtAGAGCAGATATGCTCGTCAGATAAATGAGAATCGACCAATATTTgatttctgtcttctgttttttcaggATTCAGCGCTCCCTCCATTGAGGACTCGATGGCGATGGTCGGCGTGGCATTAGTGCTCTACGGTCTTATTAAGTTTGTCTCTTGGACCATCACCAGCTCAGGTAGCAAATATTCCAGAAACATTGTAAACtgactaataataacaatctaCTTTGTTGCACCAATACAGTAATTTGAAGCTACAAGAAGACTTTGTGCTATCTTGAtacaacaaaactaaaacatacTGAAATAGATTTGGCAATATTGAATTGAAGTTAAAATAACACAGTATGCAATACAGAGTATGGGATGAATGTTGTTGAAAGAAGATGAggtaaaatattttaatttgatttctgttaatgtctttttatcttttatgtCACTGACAGGCTCAGATGAGGCTGCTACAAAAGACAAGGTGAGGTTAATTCTTCAAACACTAATACACAAAATCATTCTGATTGATTTTACATAAGTGTGCTACTTGTCCACTCCTTTGTTACAACCTTGGAGCTGCTCCTGGGTGTTTTTTAAGTCTCCTGAATATTAACTTTGACTTCTTCCACTTACAGAAAGACAAGTAAAGAAGACTGAAGTGAACCACTACAGAAGTGTGATAGTGATACAACAAACCTTTGTGTTTTGATATCTTGGATGGGGTTCAAAAGAGATTGTCCACCTATTCGTTCAGACagctttgtcattttaaagcgTTTAGATTTTTCATAGATTGAGAGAA
This window of the Acanthopagrus latus isolate v.2019 chromosome 3, fAcaLat1.1, whole genome shotgun sequence genome carries:
- the tapbp.1 gene encoding TAP binding protein (tapasin), tandem duplicate 1, which produces MTEISTIYKLSLVAVFGLVQACSSSCPVLECWFVQEKAGRGGGLTAATSQEKSLLHIRTDPNSHSADSLKVPADINPDRVYFITDPAATLCHSSLNPPRGSVKKPQCEINPFLPQPSSLKWAAPLTDSALSPIYLQADWFSTSYQGLKKQLTVSSITRAPTASKEHNVILSVSSKTVSVKARLGEPVLLDCNFWFDTTSPLSGSGFAVEWRYQFRGDGRLVLAYDGKTDRLADTQEEGATLDFESLHEKGNASLVLQEAKVRHSGLYICTTYLPYLVAQVAMELEIVEPPSLSIYPSPLPLAVPGQTLTIQCEASGFAPLSLELSWELKGADGSSRPLGTGSISGHRQAWDGTFSQTTRLELDTTTLDLGRGGELTCVAAHLGGTRQASVTLNVIGFSAPSIEDSMAMVGVALVLYGLIKFVSWTITSSGSDEAATKDKKDK